One window from the genome of Paraconexibacter algicola encodes:
- a CDS encoding NUDIX hydrolase — MAPSPGIIARGPWVPSAVEARWLDDHYEPPAAATAAADAAITALAERGSPSHDGLGARFVSHREVDGRLVIEMQPARWGLRLVDGDASQSMAALCVTRAHDGRWLAGRRAAWLSTWAGRWALGAGGAVDVGESPAETLTRELMEEWQLTADRVQVDALVRLPHQMIMVVGQAWLPEGADEQLVMDSEHDAYAWWPASVDDWPPEADEPLRRMAALLASAGPA, encoded by the coding sequence ATGGCACCGTCTCCCGGCATCATCGCGCGCGGACCCTGGGTGCCGTCGGCCGTCGAGGCCCGCTGGCTCGACGACCACTACGAGCCGCCCGCCGCGGCGACCGCCGCCGCCGACGCGGCGATCACCGCGCTGGCCGAGCGCGGCTCCCCCAGCCACGACGGTCTCGGCGCCCGCTTCGTGTCGCACCGCGAGGTCGACGGGCGGCTCGTGATCGAGATGCAGCCGGCCCGCTGGGGCCTGCGGCTCGTCGACGGGGACGCGTCGCAGTCGATGGCCGCGCTCTGCGTCACGCGCGCGCACGACGGGCGCTGGCTCGCCGGCCGCCGCGCGGCGTGGCTGTCCACCTGGGCGGGCCGCTGGGCGCTCGGCGCCGGCGGTGCCGTCGACGTGGGCGAGTCGCCCGCCGAGACGCTCACGCGCGAGCTGATGGAGGAGTGGCAGCTGACCGCCGATCGCGTCCAGGTCGACGCGCTCGTGCGCCTGCCCCACCAGATGATCATGGTCGTCGGCCAGGCCTGGCTGCCCGAGGGCGCCGACGAGCAGCTCGTCATGGACTCCGAGCACGACGCCTACGCGTGGTGGCCGGCGTCGGTCGACGACTGGCCGCCGGAGGCCGACGAGCCCCTGCGCCGCATGGCGGCGCTGCTGGCGTCCGCCGGGCCCGCGTGA
- a CDS encoding Zn-ribbon domain-containing OB-fold protein yields the protein MELDPAPSATWLAHAREGRLAYQVAPDGTAVFRPRVGAGAWAISTGRGRVHATCTVRPRDGEPYDVSLVDLDEGFRMMSRVVGVAPEAVRIGARVQVEWEGDVPVFRPVADGDDPAGAS from the coding sequence ATGGAGCTCGATCCCGCCCCCTCGGCGACCTGGCTGGCGCACGCACGCGAGGGCCGCCTCGCCTACCAGGTGGCCCCCGACGGAACCGCCGTGTTCCGCCCGCGCGTCGGAGCGGGCGCGTGGGCGATCAGCACCGGGCGCGGCCGCGTCCACGCGACCTGCACCGTGCGCCCGCGCGACGGCGAGCCCTACGACGTCTCGCTCGTCGACCTCGACGAGGGCTTCCGGATGATGAGCCGCGTCGTCGGCGTCGCGCCGGAGGCCGTCCGGATCGGCGCCCGCGTGCAGGTCGAGTGGGAGGGCGACGTTCCGGTCTTCCGGCCGGTCGCCGACGGCGACGACCCCGCCGGTGCGTCGTGA
- a CDS encoding acetyl-CoA acetyltransferase: MSLRAQVAIAGAALSDMGAVPEGTTPAGLAAQAARRALGQCGLGVQDVDGLFAASTQLPWASVTLAEELGIRPRVSDSTQVGGSSPIAHLNHARALIAAGQIEVALIAYGSTQRLVGRAAASVQEVDPYEAPYRPPLPIAAYALAASRHMHEYGTTPEQLAAVAVSARAWARAWEGTPAAWSTTPLEIADVLAAPRVCDPLGVRDCCLVTDGGGAIVVVARERARELLGPAVPEVLVLGIGEALSHRHVSSMPSLTTTAAVESGARAYAEAGLTAADVQVAQLYDAFTITPIVFLEDLGFCPKGEGGPFVASGAIAPGGALPVNTTGGGLSFQHPGMNGLPLLVEGVRQVREVGRDVSLVHGNGGAWSSQCTVLLGSGATA, translated from the coding sequence GTGAGCCTGCGCGCGCAGGTCGCGATCGCGGGCGCCGCGCTCTCGGACATGGGGGCGGTGCCCGAGGGCACCACGCCCGCGGGGCTCGCCGCGCAGGCGGCGCGCCGCGCGCTGGGGCAGTGCGGCCTGGGGGTGCAGGACGTCGACGGCCTGTTCGCCGCGTCGACGCAGCTGCCGTGGGCGAGCGTCACGCTCGCGGAGGAGCTCGGCATCCGCCCCCGGGTCAGCGACTCCACGCAGGTCGGCGGCTCGTCCCCGATCGCGCACCTCAACCACGCCCGCGCGCTCATCGCGGCCGGGCAGATCGAGGTGGCGCTCATCGCCTACGGCTCCACGCAGCGGCTCGTCGGCCGCGCCGCCGCCTCCGTCCAGGAGGTCGACCCCTACGAGGCGCCCTACCGGCCGCCGCTGCCGATCGCCGCGTACGCGCTCGCCGCCTCCCGGCACATGCACGAGTACGGGACCACGCCCGAGCAGCTCGCCGCGGTCGCGGTGAGCGCCCGCGCCTGGGCGCGCGCCTGGGAGGGCACGCCCGCCGCCTGGTCGACCACGCCGCTGGAGATCGCCGACGTGCTGGCGGCGCCCCGCGTCTGCGACCCGCTCGGGGTGCGCGACTGCTGCCTCGTCACCGACGGCGGTGGCGCGATCGTCGTCGTCGCCCGCGAGCGCGCGCGGGAGCTGCTCGGACCGGCGGTCCCCGAGGTGCTCGTCCTCGGGATCGGCGAGGCGCTCTCCCACCGGCACGTCTCCTCGATGCCCTCGCTGACCACGACCGCCGCGGTGGAGTCCGGTGCCCGCGCGTACGCGGAGGCCGGCCTGACCGCCGCCGACGTGCAGGTCGCCCAGCTCTACGACGCGTTCACGATCACCCCGATCGTGTTCCTCGAGGACCTCGGGTTCTGCCCCAAGGGCGAGGGCGGCCCGTTCGTGGCGAGCGGCGCGATCGCCCCCGGCGGCGCGCTGCCCGTGAACACCACCGGCGGCGGCCTGAGCTTCCAGCACCCCGGGATGAACGGGTTGCCGCTGCTCGTCGAGGGCGTCCGCCAGGTCCGCGAGGTCGGCCGCGACGTCTCGCTCGTCCACGGCAACGGCGGTGCGTGGTCGTCGCAGTGCACGGTGCTGCTCGGCTCGGGCGCCACCGCCTGA
- a CDS encoding peptidase E: MVTRPPQIVAFGGGGFSMEAGNTLLDDHVLQLTGVARPKVCFIPTASGDADHYVVRFYREFAARAEVSHLSLFRRDRGAGAVEGDIEAHLMEQDLVYVGGGSVLSLLGAWRAHGVDRMLERAWRSGVVMCGLSAGSLCWFHEAQTAFHGPPERVAGMGFLPWSNCVHYDAEPERAVEFRQAVASGDVGPGYGADDGAALHFIGHELVEVVSSRPKAGAVQVTAVDGEAVETALPVRYLGAPKVALVA; encoded by the coding sequence GTGGTCACTCGTCCCCCGCAGATCGTCGCCTTCGGCGGTGGCGGCTTCTCGATGGAAGCCGGCAACACGCTGCTCGACGACCATGTCCTCCAGCTGACCGGCGTCGCGCGCCCGAAGGTCTGCTTCATCCCGACCGCCTCGGGTGACGCCGACCACTACGTCGTGCGGTTCTACCGCGAGTTCGCGGCGCGCGCCGAGGTCTCGCACCTGTCGCTCTTCCGCCGTGACCGGGGTGCCGGCGCGGTCGAGGGGGACATCGAGGCGCACCTCATGGAGCAGGACCTCGTCTACGTCGGCGGTGGCAGCGTGCTGTCGCTGCTGGGCGCCTGGCGGGCGCACGGCGTCGACCGGATGCTCGAGCGCGCCTGGCGCTCGGGGGTCGTCATGTGCGGGCTCAGCGCCGGCTCGCTGTGCTGGTTCCACGAGGCGCAGACCGCGTTCCACGGCCCGCCCGAGCGGGTCGCCGGCATGGGCTTCCTGCCGTGGTCCAACTGCGTGCACTACGACGCCGAGCCCGAGCGCGCGGTCGAGTTCCGCCAGGCGGTCGCGTCCGGCGACGTCGGCCCGGGCTACGGGGCCGACGACGGCGCCGCGCTGCACTTCATCGGGCACGAGCTCGTGGAGGTCGTCAGCTCGCGCCCGAAGGCGGGCGCCGTGCAGGTCACGGCCGTCGACGGGGAGGCGGTCGAGACCGCGCTTCCCGTGCGGTACCTGGGCGCACCCAAGGTGGCGCTCGTCGCGTGA
- a CDS encoding peptidase E — translation MRTIFAMGGGGFTMEPENPALDEFILGLAQRREPKVLHLPTAGGDQEAQIAAFYACFGDRPCEPAHLSLFRLGGTGPVHLRDLVLSQDIVYVGGGSMRLMLAIWREYGLDQILREAWERGVVLAGLSAGAMCWFSHGVTKSTGVPEPVDGLGFLPASLTVHADGEPERLPVYCEAVRTGAVVPGYAADDGCGLLFRGTSFERAVSSRPNARAWKVEPSADGSEVVRTPLLPTFLPHAGRTERPTPPDVLEFRQAHRMRLGRS, via the coding sequence ATGCGCACGATCTTCGCCATGGGCGGCGGTGGGTTCACGATGGAGCCGGAGAACCCGGCCCTCGACGAGTTCATCCTCGGCCTCGCGCAGCGCCGCGAGCCGAAGGTCCTGCACCTGCCCACGGCCGGTGGGGACCAGGAGGCGCAGATCGCCGCCTTCTACGCCTGCTTCGGCGACCGGCCGTGCGAGCCCGCGCACCTCTCGCTGTTCCGTCTCGGCGGCACCGGTCCGGTGCACCTGCGCGACCTCGTCCTCAGCCAGGACATCGTGTACGTCGGCGGCGGCTCGATGCGGCTGATGCTCGCGATCTGGCGGGAGTACGGGCTCGACCAGATCCTGCGCGAGGCGTGGGAGCGCGGCGTGGTGCTCGCGGGGCTGAGCGCGGGCGCGATGTGCTGGTTCAGCCACGGGGTGACGAAGTCGACCGGGGTGCCCGAGCCCGTCGACGGCCTCGGCTTCCTGCCCGCGTCGCTGACCGTGCACGCCGACGGCGAGCCCGAGCGGCTCCCGGTCTACTGCGAGGCGGTCCGGACCGGCGCCGTCGTCCCCGGGTACGCGGCCGACGACGGCTGCGGCCTGCTGTTCCGCGGCACCTCGTTCGAGCGGGCGGTCAGCTCGCGACCGAACGCCCGCGCGTGGAAGGTCGAGCCGTCGGCGGACGGCAGCGAGGTCGTCCGGACGCCGCTGCTGCCGACGTTCCTGCCACACGCGGGCCGCACGGAGCGACCGACGCCCCCGGACGTGCTCGAGTTCCGCCAGGCGCACCGGATGCGCCTGGGCCGCTCCTGA
- a CDS encoding secondary thiamine-phosphate synthase enzyme YjbQ — translation MWLSRDLPLAARPRGVHLITREVLAAVPELADLRVGLLHVHIAHTSASLTLNENASPDVRRDIETWMNAAVPEQFAWTHTLEGSDDMPAHVKASLMGPSLTLPVRDGGLALGVWQGIHLCEHRDRGGSRTLTLTLNGE, via the coding sequence ATGTGGCTCTCCCGCGACCTGCCGCTGGCCGCCCGGCCGCGCGGCGTCCACCTGATCACGCGGGAGGTCCTCGCCGCCGTCCCCGAGCTCGCCGACCTGCGGGTCGGCCTGCTGCACGTGCACATCGCGCACACGTCCGCGTCGCTGACGCTGAACGAGAACGCGTCCCCCGACGTGCGCCGCGACATCGAGACGTGGATGAACGCGGCGGTCCCCGAGCAGTTCGCGTGGACGCACACGCTGGAGGGGTCCGACGACATGCCCGCGCACGTCAAGGCGTCGCTCATGGGGCCGTCGCTGACTCTGCCGGTCCGCGACGGTGGGCTGGCGCTCGGCGTCTGGCAGGGGATCCACCTCTGCGAGCACCGCGACCGCGGCGGCTCGCGGACGCTCACGCTGACGCTCAACGGCGAGTGA
- a CDS encoding multifunctional oxoglutarate decarboxylase/oxoglutarate dehydrogenase thiamine pyrophosphate-binding subunit/dihydrolipoyllysine-residue succinyltransferase subunit — protein MAVESTIQVVAPGAGESVTEGEILEWHVQEGDVVSEGDTLVEISTDKVDVEVPSPASGKVVKLHVAEGETITVGQLLAELSAGDGDAAGGGDPADELATAGVPDEGDGSQSAADTEAQTASAGQVIDIVTPGAGESVTEGDILEWHVQVGDTVEEDQTIVEISTDKVDVELPAPAAGTITELLAQEGDTVTVGQVIARMETGAASSASAQPAAPAASGNGASASGNGNGNGAAPAIADGTKISPVAKRVAAAEGVDVAGLTGTGPGGRITKADVLAGPSAGNGAASGGATATGTSKAIKGGAAMLARYMDESRAIPTATSFRTITVTQMDGRRKQLKAAGQKVSFTHLIAYAIALAATQDMPVMAHHFEEVDGKPHRVDDGAVNLGIAVDVEKKDGSRTLMVPVIRDAGRLTFQGFLDAFGDLISRARDNKLTADDLAGANISLTNPGGIGTVASVPRLMVGQGTIIATGSIAYPVGLGNIGAAIGAEKVMSMTSTYDHRIIQGAESGQFLKTVEEYLQGEHGFYEKVFADLGATAGPAIPLPEPTAALAPAAAAAPSAIAAAPSEELLQAVQAATSLLKAHRTHGHLAATLDPLGSAPEGDPALDPEPLGLTPELLAQIPVKILRTNVPGATLAEALPHLRRTYCGTIAYEVEHIASHRQRTWLREKIESGAFRTPLTGDEQKALLKRLVEVDAFERFMHKAYLGQKQFSIEGLDMTVPMIDEIIQLSASHGAREVVVGMAHRGRLNVLAHNLGRPYETIFAEFEGASTLEAITTIPQGGTGDVKYHHGAQGSYQLPDGNSILVNLESNPSHLEFVHPVVLGATRAAQTQRQGPHAQRDVAEAVPIVLHGDAAFPGQGVVAESLNLQALDGYQVGGTIHIVQNNQVGFTTDPEDSRSTRWASDLAKGFDVPIIHVNADDVAACIDAVRLAFAFRHEFGHDVLIDLIGYRRFGHNEADEPAYTQPEMTAKIKKHPRVTELFSKELIGSGLFTQEEYDAGVQRIWDELTALHQNLKAQIAASEEAGTVEQKTGEYQLDRSPSPEVKTAVSADRLQVLNEELLTTPDGFTVHPKLVKQLERKRKALGDEGGIDWAHAEALAFASLLTEGIPIRLTGQDVERGTFSQRHLVLHDAKTGQTTSPIQNLPGALAPIELHNSPLSETACLGFEYGYSQEAPETLVLWEGQFGDFANGAQVIIDQFIVSGLAKWGQSSRLTLLLPHGYEGSGPEHSSARLERFLQLAAEGNIRVANLTTPAQYFHLLRRQARIAKQRPLVIMTPKSLLRLPQATNRIQHLADTQFFPVLGEPRVPHEKVTRLVLCTGKVYYDLVGHESRKDNEAVAVGRIELLYPFPEGQVRELIDSYPNLQEVLWVQEEPRNMGARAHMFPRLMQILPEHLSLGYVGRPERASPGEGYPAAHNTEQTRIIRTALDTSVPVSLYPKKTPGER, from the coding sequence ATGGCGGTCGAGTCGACGATTCAGGTGGTCGCGCCCGGTGCGGGCGAGTCCGTGACCGAGGGCGAGATCCTCGAATGGCACGTGCAGGAGGGGGACGTCGTCTCCGAGGGTGACACCCTCGTCGAGATCTCGACCGACAAGGTCGACGTCGAGGTCCCCTCCCCCGCCTCCGGGAAGGTCGTGAAGCTGCACGTCGCCGAGGGCGAGACGATCACGGTCGGCCAGCTGCTCGCCGAGCTGTCCGCCGGGGACGGCGACGCGGCGGGCGGCGGCGATCCCGCCGACGAGCTCGCGACCGCGGGCGTCCCCGACGAGGGCGACGGCTCGCAGTCCGCCGCCGACACCGAGGCCCAGACCGCCAGCGCGGGCCAGGTCATCGACATCGTCACCCCCGGGGCGGGCGAGTCCGTCACCGAGGGCGACATCCTCGAGTGGCACGTGCAGGTCGGCGACACCGTCGAGGAGGACCAGACGATCGTCGAGATCTCGACCGACAAGGTCGACGTCGAGCTGCCCGCCCCGGCCGCGGGCACGATCACCGAGCTGCTCGCGCAGGAGGGCGACACGGTCACCGTCGGCCAGGTCATCGCCCGCATGGAGACCGGTGCGGCGTCGTCGGCGTCCGCCCAGCCCGCCGCCCCCGCGGCCTCCGGCAACGGCGCGTCCGCCTCCGGCAACGGGAACGGCAACGGCGCCGCGCCCGCGATCGCCGACGGCACGAAGATCTCCCCCGTCGCCAAGCGCGTCGCGGCCGCCGAGGGCGTCGACGTCGCCGGCCTGACCGGCACCGGCCCGGGCGGCCGCATCACGAAGGCCGACGTGCTCGCCGGCCCGTCGGCGGGCAACGGCGCCGCGTCGGGCGGCGCGACCGCGACCGGCACGTCGAAGGCGATCAAGGGCGGCGCCGCGATGCTCGCCCGCTACATGGACGAGTCCCGCGCGATCCCGACCGCGACCTCGTTCCGCACGATCACCGTCACCCAGATGGACGGCCGGCGCAAGCAGCTGAAGGCCGCCGGGCAGAAGGTCTCCTTCACCCATCTGATCGCCTACGCGATCGCGCTCGCCGCCACGCAGGACATGCCGGTGATGGCGCACCACTTCGAGGAGGTCGACGGCAAGCCGCACCGCGTCGACGACGGCGCCGTGAACCTCGGCATCGCCGTCGACGTCGAGAAGAAGGACGGCAGCCGCACCCTGATGGTGCCGGTGATCCGCGACGCGGGCCGGCTGACCTTCCAGGGCTTCCTCGACGCGTTCGGCGACCTGATCTCCCGGGCGCGCGACAACAAGCTGACCGCCGACGACCTCGCGGGCGCCAACATCTCGCTGACGAACCCGGGCGGCATCGGCACGGTCGCGTCCGTGCCGCGGCTGATGGTCGGCCAGGGCACGATCATCGCGACCGGCTCGATCGCCTACCCGGTCGGCCTGGGCAACATCGGGGCCGCGATCGGCGCGGAGAAGGTCATGTCGATGACCTCGACCTACGACCACCGGATCATCCAGGGCGCCGAGTCCGGGCAGTTCCTCAAGACCGTGGAGGAGTACCTCCAGGGCGAGCACGGCTTCTACGAGAAGGTCTTCGCCGACCTCGGCGCGACCGCCGGGCCGGCGATCCCGCTGCCCGAGCCGACCGCCGCGCTCGCGCCGGCCGCCGCGGCCGCGCCGTCCGCCATCGCCGCCGCCCCGTCGGAGGAGCTGCTGCAGGCCGTCCAGGCCGCGACCTCGCTGCTGAAGGCGCACCGCACGCACGGGCACCTCGCGGCGACGCTCGACCCGCTGGGCTCCGCGCCCGAGGGCGACCCCGCGCTCGACCCGGAGCCGCTGGGCCTCACCCCGGAGCTGCTCGCGCAGATCCCGGTGAAGATCCTGCGCACGAACGTGCCGGGGGCGACGCTCGCCGAGGCGCTGCCGCACCTGCGCCGCACGTACTGCGGCACGATCGCCTACGAGGTCGAGCACATCGCCTCGCACCGCCAGCGCACGTGGCTGCGCGAGAAGATCGAGTCGGGCGCGTTCCGCACGCCGCTGACCGGTGACGAGCAGAAGGCGCTGCTCAAGCGCCTCGTCGAGGTCGACGCGTTCGAGCGGTTCATGCACAAGGCGTACCTCGGTCAGAAGCAGTTCTCGATCGAGGGCCTCGACATGACGGTCCCGATGATCGACGAGATCATCCAGCTGTCGGCGTCGCACGGGGCCCGCGAGGTCGTCGTCGGCATGGCGCACCGTGGCCGCCTCAACGTGCTCGCGCACAACCTCGGCCGCCCCTACGAGACGATCTTCGCGGAGTTCGAGGGCGCCTCGACGCTCGAGGCGATCACGACGATCCCGCAGGGCGGCACCGGCGACGTGAAGTACCACCACGGCGCCCAGGGCAGCTACCAGCTGCCCGACGGGAACTCGATCCTCGTGAACCTCGAGAGCAACCCGTCGCACCTCGAGTTCGTCCACCCGGTCGTGCTCGGCGCCACGCGCGCCGCGCAGACGCAGCGTCAGGGCCCGCACGCGCAGCGTGACGTCGCCGAGGCCGTGCCGATCGTCCTGCACGGCGACGCCGCGTTCCCGGGCCAGGGCGTCGTGGCGGAGTCCCTGAACCTGCAGGCGCTCGACGGCTACCAGGTCGGCGGCACGATCCACATCGTCCAGAACAACCAGGTCGGCTTCACCACCGACCCGGAGGACTCGCGCTCCACGCGCTGGGCGTCGGACCTCGCGAAGGGCTTCGACGTCCCGATCATCCACGTCAACGCCGACGACGTCGCCGCGTGCATCGACGCGGTGCGGCTCGCGTTCGCGTTCCGCCACGAGTTCGGGCACGACGTGCTGATCGACCTGATCGGCTACCGCCGCTTCGGCCACAACGAGGCCGACGAGCCCGCGTACACGCAGCCCGAGATGACCGCGAAGATCAAGAAGCACCCGCGCGTCACCGAGCTGTTCTCCAAGGAGCTGATCGGCTCCGGCCTGTTCACGCAGGAGGAGTACGACGCGGGCGTGCAGCGCATCTGGGACGAGCTGACCGCGCTGCACCAGAACCTCAAGGCGCAGATCGCCGCCTCCGAGGAGGCCGGCACGGTCGAGCAGAAGACCGGCGAGTACCAGCTCGACCGCTCGCCCTCCCCGGAGGTCAAGACGGCCGTGAGCGCCGACCGGCTGCAGGTCCTCAACGAGGAGCTGCTCACGACGCCGGACGGGTTCACGGTCCACCCGAAGCTCGTCAAGCAGCTCGAGCGCAAGCGCAAGGCGCTGGGCGACGAGGGCGGCATCGACTGGGCGCACGCCGAGGCGCTGGCGTTCGCGTCGCTGCTGACCGAGGGCATCCCGATCCGCCTCACCGGCCAGGACGTGGAGCGCGGCACGTTCTCGCAGCGCCACCTCGTGCTGCACGACGCGAAGACCGGCCAGACCACGTCGCCGATCCAGAACCTGCCGGGCGCGCTCGCCCCGATCGAGCTGCACAACTCGCCGCTGAGCGAGACCGCCTGCCTGGGCTTCGAGTACGGCTACTCGCAGGAGGCGCCGGAGACGCTCGTGCTGTGGGAGGGCCAGTTCGGCGACTTCGCCAACGGCGCCCAGGTGATCATCGACCAGTTCATCGTGTCCGGCCTGGCGAAGTGGGGCCAGTCCTCGCGCCTGACGCTGCTGCTGCCGCACGGCTACGAGGGCTCCGGCCCGGAGCACTCCTCCGCGCGCCTGGAGCGGTTCCTGCAGCTCGCGGCGGAGGGCAACATCCGCGTGGCGAACCTGACGACCCCGGCGCAGTACTTCCACCTGCTGCGCCGCCAGGCCCGGATCGCCAAGCAGCGCCCGCTGGTCATCATGACCCCGAAGTCGCTGCTGCGCCTGCCGCAGGCCACGAACCGCATCCAGCACCTCGCGGACACGCAGTTCTTCCCGGTGCTCGGCGAGCCGCGCGTGCCGCACGAGAAGGTCACGCGCCTCGTGCTGTGCACCGGCAAGGTCTACTACGACCTCGTCGGTCACGAGTCCCGCAAGGACAACGAGGCGGTCGCGGTCGGCCGGATCGAGCTGCTCTACCCGTTCCCGGAGGGCCAGGTCCGCGAGCTGATCGACTCCTACCCGAACCTGCAGGAGGTCCTGTGGGTGCAGGAGGAGCCGCGCAACATGGGCGCCCGCGCGCACATGTTCCCGCGCCTCATGCAGATCCTGCCCGAGCACCTGTCGCTCGGGTACGTCGGCCGGCCGGAGCGCGCGAGCCCGGGCGAGGGCTACCCGGCCGCGCACAACACCGAGCAGACGCGGATCATCCGCACCGCGCTCGACACGTCGGTTCCGGTCTCGCTGTACCCGAAGAAGACGCCGGGCGAGCGGTAG
- a CDS encoding DUF1028 domain-containing protein translates to MIRRGTYSIVARDAHTGELGAAVQSHWFAVGPIVPWVRPGIGAVCTQSVAEKAFGPRLLDRLEAGEGPREALDALLRADPAARFRQVAVIDGRGSVATHTGDGCIAFAGHSIGAGFSVQANMMASPEVWPAMRAAFEATRPDEPLARRLLAALRGAEGAGGDVRGRQSAALVVAPPSGERWRTVTDVRVDDHPEPLDELERLLDLADAYALATEGDDLTGEGRLSEAGVRYAAAAALAPGNHELLFWAGLAAYAAGDRDAGLAQVRGAIAAQPGWAELLPRLTAEISPVAGAVARDLGLTA, encoded by the coding sequence GTGATCCGTCGGGGCACCTACTCGATCGTCGCACGCGACGCCCACACCGGCGAGCTCGGAGCGGCCGTGCAGTCGCACTGGTTCGCGGTCGGGCCGATCGTCCCGTGGGTCCGCCCGGGGATCGGGGCGGTCTGCACGCAGTCCGTCGCCGAGAAGGCGTTCGGACCGCGGCTGCTCGACCGGCTCGAGGCGGGGGAGGGGCCGCGCGAGGCGCTCGACGCGCTGCTGCGGGCCGACCCCGCCGCGCGCTTCCGCCAGGTCGCCGTCATCGACGGTCGCGGCAGCGTCGCGACGCACACCGGGGACGGCTGCATCGCGTTCGCCGGTCACAGCATCGGCGCGGGCTTCAGCGTGCAGGCGAACATGATGGCCTCGCCCGAGGTGTGGCCGGCGATGCGCGCCGCGTTCGAGGCCACGCGACCCGACGAGCCGCTCGCCCGGCGCCTGCTCGCGGCGCTGCGCGGCGCGGAGGGCGCGGGCGGCGACGTCCGCGGCCGCCAGTCCGCCGCGCTGGTGGTCGCGCCGCCGTCGGGGGAGCGGTGGCGGACCGTCACCGACGTGCGCGTCGACGACCACCCCGAGCCGCTGGACGAGCTCGAGCGGCTGCTCGACCTCGCGGACGCGTACGCGCTCGCCACCGAGGGGGACGACCTCACCGGCGAGGGCCGGCTGAGCGAGGCGGGCGTGCGCTACGCCGCGGCCGCCGCGCTGGCGCCGGGCAACCACGAGCTGCTGTTCTGGGCGGGCCTCGCCGCCTACGCGGCGGGCGACCGCGACGCCGGGCTCGCGCAGGTCCGCGGCGCGATCGCCGCGCAGCCCGGCTGGGCCGAGCTGCTCCCGCGGCTCACCGCGGAGATCAGCCCGGTCGCCGGCGCGGTCGCGCGGGACCTAGGGCTGACCGCGTGA
- a CDS encoding MGMT family protein has translation MPRRITDATIQTTAAESSDWRSRILARVERVPPGFVTTYGDVSPGAPRQGGAALRGAGDRVPWWRVVRADGSLAVGDRQRALLEAEDVPFLPSGRVDLRAARIPPEVL, from the coding sequence GTGCCCCGACGGATCACGGACGCGACGATACAAACGACGGCCGCGGAATCCTCCGACTGGCGGTCGAGGATCCTCGCGCGCGTGGAGCGCGTGCCGCCCGGGTTCGTCACGACCTACGGGGACGTCTCCCCCGGGGCGCCCCGGCAGGGCGGCGCCGCGCTGCGCGGCGCCGGCGACCGCGTGCCCTGGTGGCGGGTGGTCCGCGCCGACGGCTCGCTCGCGGTCGGGGACCGGCAGCGCGCGCTGCTGGAGGCCGAGGACGTGCCGTTCCTCCCGAGCGGACGGGTGGACCTGCGGGCCGCGCGGATCCCGCCCGAGGTGCTCTGA
- a CDS encoding nuclear transport factor 2 family protein: MSSAQEHVAVIDRLYAALAAGDGEAMAACYTPDAVFEDPAFGELRDGAAQDMWRMLTARASGVEVEVPERDADEQTGHARWIARYDFQGRPVVNEIRARYVFRDGLIADHRDSFDLHAWAAQAMGPLGKVLGHSPVLRLLVRRRTAGQLAAFRQGRMPLRAPAGRA; this comes from the coding sequence ATGTCCAGCGCGCAGGAGCACGTCGCCGTCATCGACCGGCTGTACGCGGCGCTCGCCGCCGGGGACGGCGAGGCGATGGCCGCCTGCTACACCCCGGACGCCGTGTTCGAGGACCCCGCGTTCGGCGAGCTGCGCGACGGTGCCGCCCAGGACATGTGGCGGATGCTCACCGCCCGCGCCTCCGGGGTCGAGGTCGAGGTCCCCGAGCGCGACGCCGACGAGCAGACCGGGCACGCCCGCTGGATCGCCCGCTACGACTTCCAGGGCCGCCCGGTGGTCAACGAGATCCGTGCGCGGTACGTGTTCCGCGACGGCCTGATCGCCGATCACCGCGACAGCTTCGACCTGCACGCCTGGGCCGCGCAGGCGATGGGACCGCTCGGCAAGGTGCTCGGCCACTCGCCGGTCCTGCGGCTGCTCGTGCGCCGCCGCACCGCCGGGCAGCTCGCCGCGTTCCGCCAGGGGCGGATGCCGCTGCGCGCACCCGCCGGCCGCGCCTGA